GGAGTGTGAGAATCGCATATGAGGGATACCGTTCTCGGCCTGAGTGGTCTCCCCAGAGAAACTGCGTTTCATAATCGACGTGAAGACGTCCACCCGACGAAACAAGCGTCTCGGCAACGCTCAGTGTCTAGTTGTGGTCTCAGAATCGGATTCAATCCCCGGAAGAGCGTAACCAAGAACAGAGCAAGTGGGAACTAGGTTGAATTACGTATGCGGGAACACAGGCGAGAGAGACAGTGGAAGCGTAGAGGATACCAAATCCGGGTGCGTGACGGGCGTGTGGAGATTCCATATCGAAAAATGCCGAGAAGTTCTTATTCTACGAAACCACCAGACGCAAACCGATTATGAACGTTTGAGCGGGGATTTCAGTGGGTTCGAAGCAGCATCTCGATTCGACGAACCTCCAGAATACGCACCCCACGGGCGCTGAAACTCCAATAATGGCTCTGCAAAAATCCCAACCTAGTTCGAATCCAGTCGCGTTACTCTCCACTCCTCCGGGCGCTAAGCCCGAGTATGACGTCACAAGCAAGCGCACACACAGTCCAATGCACCTGAAGCCCGTCACTCGACCCGTAAAGCCGAGAATGAACACCCGAGACCAGGCCAGAGTAGTGGTGAAAATGCCCAGAAACGAGCTGTCCGAGCCAAGTAGAGCGACGACAGAGACACGTTCTGATTCAGATTCACTGTGAAACCACCAGACGTAAGCCGAGTATGAAAACTTGAGTGCGAAGGTCGTCGCTGCATCCGCAACCGTGGATAGTGACCTCGAACTGGCGAGGCCGAACTCAACCGCACGGCTGCTTCCGAGACAGTGCATCCAACTCCGAATGAACACCACAAATCGTTCCACACGCGGAATCCGGGCCTGAGAATGGCCGAACACAAAAACGAGGGTCGCTCAGCGAGTAACGTAGTTTCCACAATCGGCTTGAACCTCCGGAAGAAGGCGTGAGAACAGCATGTAGCGCTGCGTGTGAACGATAGAAGCCGAGGGCTGAAAGAGGAACAGTGAAAACGGAATTCAGAGGAGAGAGCCCACAGGAGTGGGTTTTTCGAGAGTTTCAGAATTCGTGTTGTCGCGTGAAACAGGCCGTTCAATCTCGAATCAGACCGCCAAAATCCAAAACCGCACGACGGAAACCGATTGTGGAACTCATAGCGCCCATATTTCCCTCAAAACACCCGAATCAGCCCGGGTTTCACACGCACATGCATACTCGAATTCCCGGGTTTCAACCCCCTCAAACCCACGGTTTGGCAATAATACTATCTCGGCGCACAGCACGTCACCTTCCTCCACACTCGCCTTGGAATCTACACAGGAACATCTCTTCCGGAGAATCAGCCCGATGGTGTAGGTTCCAGACAAAGATTACTTCGAAAACCGTGATGCGAACATAGAGGCTTCGAAACGCCCGAAGACACGGTTTCACTGACGTAGGGTTGATTCACTTTCAAAGCTACTGTCACGGGTAGGTTCGTCGAATTCGGAAATCCAATATCTGCAGAATCCAGCCTGTAGAAGCCCAGAAAACCCGGAATAGGAATCCGAGCCGTGGGAGAACTATCCTATTGTGAATACTCGTCAGTAACAGTTGGTTCAGAGATACTTTTCGACCCAATCCGTCGATTCGCGCCAAAATTCGATGTAAAACGGGACTGAATCTGCACCCAAAAACCCTGAAGGGAAACCGATTGTGGAAATTAGAGTTGACGGTCGTTGACCGGGATTCCAACTCACGAAAGCCATCGAAATTTCGGCGAAACAAGTTTGTGGTTGTACATACGTTGTGCATACAACGATGAGCACCAAGCGAGTCAATTTCCGTCTTCCAGAGGAGTTGGTGACGCACGCCGATATTGCGGCGAAAGTGTCACACAAGAATCGCACCGAGGTACTCATCGAGGCGCTGCGACGGTATCTAGCAGAGATAGAGGCAGAAGAGAGCTTTCGGGAGGCAGTGGTCGAACTCTATCTCGACGGCCAAATCGAACTGGAAAACCTCGCAGAGATAATCGGACGCCAGGACGCCGAGGCGGTGGCTGCCTCGAAACGAGTCCTCGACCGTGGCGAAGAACTCTCGGACAAACTCGCAGACCTCTGAATGTTGGTCGTAGATACGAGTGCGTTCGTTTCACTCGCAGTCGGTGATGTCATCGACATCGTTCTCGATGAATTCGACGTGATGACCACCGAGACGGTCTTCGACGAGCTCGGGCAAACGGCCGATTACGACGACCGACATGGAGCGGGGGCAGCCACCGTCATTGACGCTCGGGCGAGAATCGATATCGTCGAGAAGACCGGGGAAGCCTTCGAAACGAGTCGTATCGATGCAGGGGAGGCAAGTTGTCTCGCGGTGGTACGTGAGGAGGACGCACCGTTTCTCGTCACGGACGATTTCAGAGCGCTTCCAGAACTCCAACAGCTCGTCGACGCCGACGTGGTGCTTTCACCAATCGTCCTTCGAGCACTGGTAAAGCGAAGCGTGCTCACAGGGGACGAGGCGAAGGAAGCATTCGAATCGATTGCGACGGGACGAGACTGGCTCGGGACACCGATATACCGGTATGCACGCACGCTCTTGGAGTGAATCCAGCACGATTACCGAGTTTCGAGAGCCACAATCGGGTCCGACCGCTCGTGTTCTTGAGCTCGAAGCCGGATTGACTGTAGGTGAAACTTCGGTACTCGCCCGGTGATTTCCACTTGAGTTGGCCGACGCGGTAGCCATTCTTCGTTCGTCCACGGAGCATCGAGAGGTTGTCGTACAGGCGTTGCACGACTTTAGAACTTGTGAGTGAACGCCTTTCAGGTCGTTCTACCACGTCTTGAGACTCGGTAGGAGCCTCTGCTCCGAGTACGCAGATGTGTCGTCGATGCGGTTGAGCCGGTGGAGGAAGTGGTTGTAGACCTGTTTACAGATAAACAAGGCGAGTGCCTCGGGGCTTACCCCGAGGCGGTTCACAGGTATCGACAGTCCACGCTAACTGTTCTGTGAGAGCGTCTGACGGTCGGAGCCGATACCTGTAGTTGTAGTTCAGGGTGGTGCTACTCGTATGCGCCATATTTCTCGCGGGCGTTTCGGGCGTGGTTCGGGTTCTCGTCTTGGCACGAGGAACACACGTCAAGATAACTTTCAGGTTCTCGTCCGTGTTTCTCCTCGAACCGTTCGCTTGCAGCGTCTTGGTCTTTGAAGCACCCGATGAGGTCCACGGTGGCGCGGTCGCTCGTCTCCCCGCAGATATAGCAAGTGAGTGGTGAATCAACCGTCATGTTCGCCCTCTGGGTCTGACGTGCGGACGACTTTCACGTCTGCGCCACGCCACCGTTTCGGGACGAGGACGTGAGCCCCGTTGCCGGTGACTTTGGCCGTTCCGTCGATGACTTCGTGGCCTTCGATTTCGTGTCTGTCCATCACCTGTGTTTACACTATGTTTCAACATGAAGATGGCGGTGGGCCGAGCGTTGAACGTGTTTGAGAACCGTGCAGCGTTGACGAGACGCGTCGCACACCAGAACGCTCCGCGGTCTGGGGACGCTGTATCCCCTCCCTACTCACTCGCTTCGCTCGTTCGTTGAGGAAGGGGGCTTAGCGCCTCAATTCAGCTAAAAAGGCGAACCAAAGCCGTTAGGGGAGAGTGGCGGTAGCACACATCATAGTTCGTCGAACAGCACTTCGAACACCTTTCGCTCGGCGATGCGCAGGTGCTGGGAGAACGTCGGGTGGGAGATGCCGAGCAACGAGGCCATCTCGGAGCCGGATTTGGCCCGCGGCCAGTCGAAAAAGCCGGCGAGATAGGCCATCTGGAGGACGTCGTGCTGGCGGTCGGTGAGTTTCGTCTCGACGCCGGCGAGGAAATCGACGGACGAGCGGCGCTCGCGCTGGGTCTTGCGCTGGGCGACCAGCGACAGTTCCGCGAAGTTCGATTCGATGGCCGCAACGACGGCTGCGACGTCGGTTCCGGTGGGCAGTTCGACGATGACGCGAACCTCGCCGTCGGCTGAGATGACCTGCTTGACCGTGCCGCCGTAGTCGCCGACGAGGTCTACGACGGACTCGCCGTCGTATTCGAGCTGGACGACGTGCGACGACTCGCTTTCGGAGACGATGGAGACGGCGAACTCGTCGGGACTTCGCGACGCGAGGTCGGCGAGGGTCTCTGCGTCGATACCGTGGACCGTGATGAACTCGACGAGCGTGCCGTCGTCGCGGCGGACGAACCCGTCGAGGGAGAATTGGGCTTCGATGTGCTGGGCGGCGCGCACGAGGAAGTCCTCCTGGTCGGTCAGGACGAATTCGAGTTCCGTGACGGTATCCGTCATGAGCGCCGTTCGGGCTTCGGCGGCGTTCATGGCCGCGGCGACGGTCTGGCCGAGTTCC
This sequence is a window from Haladaptatus sp. QDMS2. Protein-coding genes within it:
- a CDS encoding CopG family transcriptional regulator, coding for MSTKRVNFRLPEELVTHADIAAKVSHKNRTEVLIEALRRYLAEIEAEESFREAVVELYLDGQIELENLAEIIGRQDAEAVAASKRVLDRGEELSDKLADL
- a CDS encoding DUF2080 family transposase-associated protein, whose amino-acid sequence is MDRHEIEGHEVIDGTAKVTGNGAHVLVPKRWRGADVKVVRTSDPEGEHDG